The Anolis carolinensis isolate JA03-04 chromosome 2, rAnoCar3.1.pri, whole genome shotgun sequence genome has a window encoding:
- the capsl gene encoding calcyphosin-like protein, with protein sequence MAGTARHDREMAIQAKRKLAQTTDPIERLRLQCLARGSAGIKGLARVFHIMDDDRNRTLDFKEFLKGLHDYAVLIEKEDAEKIFQIFDKDGNGKIDFDEFLLTLRPPMSNARKEIILQAFRKLDKTGDGIITIEDLQGVYNAKHHPKYQNGEWSEDQVFRTFLDNFDSPYDKDGQVTTDEFMNYYAGVSASIDTDIYFILMMKNAWKI encoded by the exons ATGGCTGGCACGGCACGGCACGACCGGGAGATGGCAATCCAGGCCAAAAGAAAACTTGCCCAAACAACTGATCCTATCGAGAGGCTTCGGCTCCAGTGCCTGGCAAGGGGATCTGCGGGCATCAAAGGACTTGCCAG GGTCTTCCACATCATGGATGATGACCGCAATAGGACTCTTGATTTCAAAGAGTTCCTGAAAGGCCTTCATGATTATGCTGTGTTGATCGAAAAAGAAGATGCTGAAAAGATTTTCCAAATCTTTGATAAAGATGGGAATGGAAAAATTGACTTTGATGAATTTCTCCTAACATTAAGA CCTCCAATGTCTAatgcaagaaaagaaataattctGCAAGCCTTTCGAAAGCTAGACAAGACTGGGGATGGCATTATCACCATTGAAGATCTACAAGGAGTCTATAATGCAAAGCATCACCCCAAGTACCAGAATGGAGAATGGTCAGAAGATCAAGTTTTTAGGACTTTTTTGGATAACTTTGATTCACCTTATGATAAAGATGGACAG GTTACAACAGATGAATTCATGAACTATTACGCAGGCGTCAGCGCTTCAATAGATACCGACATCTATTTCATTCTGATGATGAAAAATGCTTGGAAAATCTGA
- the il7r gene encoding interleukin-7 receptor subunit alpha, protein MRRTRQMLYTYCLVLLPVISAENGFEASADPDTCTDAELDSSFDCIVQMPRHLENYLICKVTAMELFLNEADIRFTVNAKDKCKTDSQLVMNYSMEASELHSPIQVCLEMNQQCRDCKKVTGIKIIKPEAPFNLKITYLEKANEYLVDFSSRHGPKTYLSGKLMHELAYRQESTPWTNIESQYTPLKILGKKLQPGSRYEMRVRSKPHGGYFEGTWSEWSSSEYQKTPDQTYDNTTIVVMGSILIFLLLFLLISLIQIFWKSRIKPIVWPTLPTHEEALEKLCKKLRKHSDASFFNPENLGYVDIHKVDSLQAKPKLDDFQPSFLPWDAANPEKFGDELDPKNNLVLLNDGWLKLPLAYEGMWPAEMLNRCLGGKNPATGGNSFINGDNSAGSSGSSSDALSSCSTASMGTIMLFGSEADPCHHTYTNSEVRVPNIEEAYVTMASFVGNKGNEQCQHLAWQGPRRVIAQIPARSND, encoded by the exons ACACTTGCACTGATGCCGAACTGGACTCCAGCTTTGATTGTATTGTTCAAATGCCAAGGCACTTGGAGAATTACTTAATTTGCAAAGTTACGGCAATGGAATTGTTCCTGAATGAAGCTGACATTCGCTTTACTGT GAATGCAAAGGATAAATGCAAAACAGACAGCCAGTTAGTAATGAATTACTCTATGGAAGCGTCTGAACTTCATAGTCCCATCCAAGTTTGCTTGGAGATGAATCAACAATGCCGGGACTGCAAGAAGGTGACAGGAATTAAGATCA TAAAACCTGAAGCACCATTCAATTTAAAAATTACATACTTGGAAAAGGCAAACGAGTATCTTGTTGATTTCTCCAGTCGGCATGGACCAAAGACATACCTTTCCGGCAAATTGATGCATGAATTGGCCTACCGGCAGGAAAGCACACCTTGGACT aACATAGAGTCACAATATACACCGCTCAAAATTTTAGGGAAGAAACTTCAGCCAGGATCCAGATATGAGATGAGAGTTCGATCCAAGCCCCATGGAGGCTATTTTGAAGGGACATGGAGCGAATGGAGTTCTTCTGAATACCAGAAGACCCCAGATCAAACAT ATGATAATACCACTATTGTGGTTATGGGATCTATTCTGATCTTCCTCCTGCTGTTCCTTCTTATTTCTTTGATACAAATATTTTGGAAAAGCAG GATCAAGCCCATTGTGTGGCCCACACTGCCTACGCATGAAGAGGCTCTGGAAAAATTGTGCAAAAAACTAAGAAAG CATTCTGATGCAAGTTTCTTTAATCCTGAGAACCTGGGATATGTAGACATCCATAAGGTGGACAGCCTTCAAGCCAAACCAAAACTGGACGACTTTCAACCCTCATTTCTGCCTTGGGATGCTGCTAATCCAGAGAAGTTTGGGGATGAGCTGGACCCAAAGAACAACCTGGTTCTTCTCAATGATGGCTGGCTGAAGTTGCCTCTGGCATATGAAGGGATGTGGCCAGCTGAGATGCTGAACAGATGTTTGGGTGGAAAAAATCCAGCTACTGGTGGCAATTCATTCATCAATGGGGATAATAGCGCTGGCAGCTCAGGTAGCAGTAGTGATGCTCTCAGCAGCTGTTCTACTGCTTCAATGGGCACCATCATGTTGTTTGGGTCTGAGGCAGATCCTTGCCATCACACTTACACCAACAGCGAGGTTAGAGTGCCAAACATAGAAGAAGCCTATGTCACAATGGCCAGCTTTGTTGGAAACAAGGGGAACGAGCAGTGCCAGCACTTGGCATGGCAGGGCCCTAGAAGAGTCATTGCACAGATCCCTGCCAGGAGCAACGACTAA